The window TCCGGACGCACCCCGACCCCGACGAGGTAGGCGGGGATCACCGTCAGCCACGGCAGCCGCTCGACCGTCCGGATCAGGCCGGGTGAGGGCCCGGCGGATCCGCCGCGGACGATGGGGCCCAGCAGCCGCCGGTCGATCAGGCGTTGCAGCGCCTGCGTCACCACGGTGGGCAGGATGCGTCGCCGCCGTACCCGGGCCAGGTCGCGGCCAGTGACCGTGCCGCGGCGCAACGGCTCGGCGAGCAGTCGCGCGGCGGCGACCGCATCCTGGATGGCCAGGTTGATCCCCACGCCGCCGGCGGGGGACATCGCGTGGGCCGCGTCACCGATACAGAGCATGCCCTCGATGTGCCAGCAGCGCAGCCGGTTGAGTTTGACGTCGAGCATCTTGACCTCGTCGAGACTCGCGATCGACCCGACGGTTCCGGCCGCCTCCGGCAGCAGCGCGAGCACGTCGGCGTGGAACGCGTCCAGGCCGCGGGCCCGCAGGGCGGCGTCGGTGCCCTTCTCGATCAGCAGCGCGATCTGCAGGTAACCCTCGCGCGGGATCACGATCATGGCCCGCCCCGGCGCCAACCGGGGGAACAGCGTGTACATCTCATCGGTCTCCGGTCGTGGCAGCCGGAACCACCACACGTCGAACCCGACCGGGAACTCCTGTGTGCGCAGCCCGGTCTTCTCACGCAGCAGTGAGCCGCGACCGTCGCAGGCGACGGTCAGGTCGGCCTGCAATTCCCCTGTGCCGTCGGCGGTTTCGTAGCGGACACCGGTGACCCTGCTTCCTTCCCGCAGGACGCCGGTAACCTCGGTGCTCATCCTGAGCGTAAACGTCGGCTCGGCGCGGCCGGCGTCGGCGAGCAGGTTGAGCAGGTCCCACTGCGGCACCATCGCGATGTAGGGATGCGGCTGGCGCAGCCGCCGGAAATCGACCATGGTGACCGACCTCCCGGCGCCGACGTCGACGGTCGCGTGGTCGAGCCGGCTGTGGGAGATGTCGGCGAACCTGGGCCACAGGCCCAGGTCGTCGAGCAGCCGCAACGTTGTGGGATGCACAGTGTCACCGCGGAAGTCGCGAAGGAAGTCGGCGTGCTTCTCCAGCACCGTGACCTCGACGCCGGCCCGCGCCAGCAACAGCCCGAGCACCATGCCCGCCGGCCCGCCGCCG is drawn from Mycolicibacterium gilvum and contains these coding sequences:
- a CDS encoding FAD-dependent oxidoreductase; its protein translation is MSDTTTCAIVGGGPAGMVLGLLLARAGVEVTVLEKHADFLRDFRGDTVHPTTLRLLDDLGLWPRFADISHSRLDHATVDVGAGRSVTMVDFRRLRQPHPYIAMVPQWDLLNLLADAGRAEPTFTLRMSTEVTGVLREGSRVTGVRYETADGTGELQADLTVACDGRGSLLREKTGLRTQEFPVGFDVWWFRLPRPETDEMYTLFPRLAPGRAMIVIPREGYLQIALLIEKGTDAALRARGLDAFHADVLALLPEAAGTVGSIASLDEVKMLDVKLNRLRCWHIEGMLCIGDAAHAMSPAGGVGINLAIQDAVAAARLLAEPLRRGTVTGRDLARVRRRRILPTVVTQALQRLIDRRLLGPIVRGGSAGPSPGLIRTVERLPWLTVIPAYLVGVGVRPERAPGFARRRPQ